Genomic DNA from Misgurnus anguillicaudatus chromosome 18, ASM2758022v2, whole genome shotgun sequence:
TTATCATACGGTATTAGTtgataataaagaaaaaaactgcttgtcatgtttatttactattatgtgtatttgttatatttaataaaaatatttattatattcaaAGTAAAAGTTActgtcacattttttaaatcggtttatttttttaaaaagtagaaAACAACTGTTGACCATGTATAACCATAAATTTGTGGTGTTTAGTGTCAGCTGATTCCTGCTCTCACGTTGTATCATGGGAAATAGTAAgtgtgcattgtgggtaaaaagtagaaaaatgtaaaacttgttcACTcagcccttacgaaaatgaacatggttttactaataaccatggttttaaaaaaaacataacttaGTTACACCATGGTTACTGTTGTAAATATTGTTTTGCTAAtataatcaatacaccaaaaaaaccatggttactacacttttaccacaaaaaaataaatattttcctAAGGGAGGTTTTGGACAGACATTATATAGACGCCTCATAACGTGCTGGAATGTTATCCAGCATCGCCGCCATATTGGTTGGGTCTCCCCACTCTCCACTAGCACCAGAGTCAACTGAGAGGGAGCAACTATGCCCGTATTTTGGGCAGCTTATGGTGCAATAACTGCCACAGTATTGATTCCAGATCGCATGGGATTATCGTTATGATTATTGGGGATACACCTTCCTCAGTAGAAATAAATGCAGGTGGGACTCATCCAAGATGGTGGCCACGCTGATACGTCAGCTTCAATAGGCAGGGTCAGTCAGTAGGCAGGGTCAGTCTATAAGGCGTCTACATATAATGTCTATGGTTTTagacaccactacaaaatggcaGACGGCCAATATAAGGCACTATTTAggcccttttacagcccacgtgatcaaatagcctgcgtaCGCagtttggcaacagaagtggtgttatccctgctgaaaaaaacagcatcaaaccagcatgggaattatgctggtctatgctggtggtcaccagcataccagcaccaaaacacaacatatgctggtatgaccagcgtgggatgctggtttggtgctggtttagctggtgctaatgctggtgctgctgatgctggtttgatgctggtttagctggtgttcagtAGCAaatcagcaccaaaacacaacatatgctggtcttgctggtatgctgtttttttcagcagggattcCCCAGTggtaacgtgttagcaactcagaaattTTATCAAAACGGTTTCCCCGCATCAAAACATCTGGTtgcatataatataatatactaatatacatatgtttctggccactttatatttggccatctgctgacgtcttctatccactccactgtAGTACACGGAtgtggtagctgtgttgaaaaagttgatcaagttaattttttaaaataactttctctgtctgtgttgcttcactgctgattcttgccgtACTTCCTTGTTAAATGTACACAGTATATGGGTTGTACACTCATTATTGCAGTTCATTATGGGATTAAATAAGTGCACTAGATAATGTCCACTAAAATTTTAGTGTGCTATTCAAGGGTATGGGCACGTCTTTACAAACGCTTGACTTTTGTAACCTGTGGGGTTTAAAATTAGTTATTTCTCAGAATGCTCTTTTAGAAAATGAAAGCTAGCAACCTTTAAAGCTGATATATTAGAAATCAGCTAAAAAACTTTGCTTAAATTGATGGTGGTAGTTTAGCAAGTTTACACTATACAGAtactaaggggtggtttcccagacaaggaTTAGACTAGCcctatacataaataaaactagttatatttccttattaaacgaagtcctggcttaagctaatccctgtctgggaaaccacccctataactACTACAActaatctctttaaaaaaatgtgtggcgcacttttaaataatacacctttgtacctaaagggtgaATATAAGTACCACAAAGCTACATATTAGGACCCTTTGAAAGTGTCCTGGTGACAGCTTTATTTTCGGCAGTGTGGATTAAATGTAGTCTGCAGATCTGCAATGATATATCATTTTACTTACAAACATTTCTGTTCATGTGTTCACTGTTTTTACAGAGCTCTCAGAATGACATCAAGATACACATCATTCCTCATATTATACATCAGCATTCAGATTGTAAACTTCACTTCTGTGTGTTTCATTGATGGCTCTAAGGTTTACTGCACAGATCGAGGTCTTCGACAAATCCCAGAGCTGCCCACATATTCATGTTACATGGATCCGAGTAACAACAATATAACCGAACTCAATGAAACATCCTTTTCTCATCTTGAAGGTCTGCAGATCCTCAGGATACAACATCAAACACCAGGACTTGTGATCAGAAACAATACATTCAGAAGACTCTCCAATCTATCATCACTGGAGTTAGATTACAACCACATGCTGAAAATGGAGACAGGAGCTTTAATTGGATTAATGAATCTGAAAAATCTCAGTCTGATAGGTTGTAGTTTAGATGACTCCATTCTGTCTGGTGATTTCCTCAAACCTCTGGTGTCTCTCGAGATCCTCATCTTACGGAATAACAACAACATCGGGAGAATCCGACCAGCGCCGTTCTTCATAAACATGAGAAGCTTTCACACACTGGATCTTTCGCACACAAGCGTGAAAAGTATCTGTGAGGAAGACCTGCTGAACTTTCAGGGTAAAAATTTCACACTTTTAAATCTGTCGTTTATGAGACTTAACGGCATGAATCAGTACTGGTCAGGATGGGTCAAATGTGGAAACCCATTTAAGAACATGTCCATAAACAAATTGGATCTTTCTCAAAATGGATTTGAAGTTAACATGGCAAAGCGTTTCATTGATGCCATCACCGGTACCAAAATCCATCATCTTATCCTCAGTGACAGTAGAATCGGTAGATCTTCTGGTTACAATAATTCAAGAGATCCAGATAAATTCACCTTTAAGGGACTTCGGGAAAGTGGTATAAAGAATTTGGATCTGTCTAAATCAAGTATCTTTGCTCTGTCGAATTCATTGTTCGGTGATTTGTCTGATCTAGAACAGATTACATTAGCGCAAAATCAGATCAACAAAATTGAAAACAATGCATTTTTGGGTATGACAAATTTACTAAAGCTGAACCTGTCCAACAACTCTCTGAGTGCTATCGATTCAAATACCTTCATGAATCTACATAAACTTCAGGTGCTCGATTTGTCTTATAACTTTATAAGGATGCTTGGATatcaaccatttcaagggcttGCAAATCTATTAAATCTAAATTTAACAGGAAATGTCTTAGACTCTGTTCATAAGTTTGCAACTCTACCAAATCTGGAGCAGCTCTACTTGGGTCAAAACAGAATCACATCACTGTATGGATTaccaaagattggtaaaaatcTCACAACCCTTGATCTGGATTTTAACAGATTAACTTCCATGTCAGCATTATACACGATACTACAGGAATTTCCAGAAATGGTTGAAATCATTCTCAGTTCTAATAGTTTACTGGATTGTTATAACAAGAGTCCAACAGGGTCATCCAAACTACAAATCCTTGATCTTAGTAATGCAGGTATGGAGGTTCTCTGGTCACAAGGCAAATGTTTAGATGTGTTTAATAATCTTCATCAGTTACAAAATCTCTCCCTAAGCACAAACTTGTTGCAGTCACTTCCTAAAGACGTCTTCAAAGGCTTAACCTCTTTGATCCTTTTAGATTTATCCTTTAACTCTTTGAAGTATCTCCCTAATGGTATATTCCCTGAAACTCTACAAATACTTAATCTGGAATATAATTCAATTTATTCAGTAGATCCACATCTCTTTAGCTCTCTCACTCATCTCAATCTGCTGCAAAATCAGTTTCACTGCGATTGCAACCTGAAAGATTTTCAAACGTGGCTCAATCAATCTAGCACGATCCTTGTACACCCTGTTGTAGATGTGACGTGTGCCAGTCCTGAAGATCAGCACATGGTTCCCGTTTTGAAATCAAGCATACAATGTgaagatgaggaggaagagaagaaTGTTGAAAAACTGAGGATTGGGCTTTTTATTTTCTCTGCCACATTGATCACGTTACTCACCATCAGCATCATCATTTATGTCCGTCGCCGTGGTTACATCTTTAAGCTTTACAAAAGACTTACTGCCAAATTTCTGGATGGGAAGCGAGAGGATCCTCAAGCTGACGAGTACTTGTATGATGTTTATCTCTGCTTCAGTTCCAGTGATATGAAGTGGGTGGAGAAAGCCTTGTTGAAGAAGTTGGATTCACAGTTCTCAGATCAGAATCTTCTCCACTGCTGCTTTGAAGAGCGAGACTTCATGCCTGGTGAAGATCATCTGACCAACATCAGAAACGCTATTGAGAGTAGTCGAAAAACACTCTTTGTGGTGTCTGAACGTTTCCTGAAGGATGGCTGGTGTTTAGAGACCTTCACAATGGCACAGTGCAGGATGTTAGTGGAGCTGAAGGACGTTCTGCTGGTTTTGGTGGTGGGGAACATACCCCGTTACAAGTTACTCAAGTATGAACAAGTAAGATCTTACATTGGGAACAGGACATATCTTATGTGGCCCGATGACAGCCAGGACTTTGAGTGGTTTTATGAGCAGCTTGTACATAAAATCAGAAAAGATGCTAAAGTGAAACAAACACAAGCAAAAGGAGCCAAAAAGGAGACTGTTGAATTTAAGCCTGAAAATACAAATGTTAATGCAGAGACTGCAGTTTGATTatagttacactgtaaaacatttgctGTTGTTATGATgcagtttgccagtaacttactgtagattttttAATCAGgtttgttcaaagaaaaatgaacattaaacattaacaagtctttgtctttacagaatgtaaatatttttttaatgttcatttaccTTTGAGCAAACTGTTGCCAATAAATAActaatttaaatcta
This window encodes:
- the LOC129429835 gene encoding uncharacterized protein, with the translated sequence MTEQCSLRMGFTFIHILLGFCINIQVIKCTSVCSVYGNSAYCIDQGLHQVPDLPTHVAYVDLSNNKITELNETSFSHLEGLQILTIQHQAPGLVIRNNTFRSLPNLILLDLDYNLMLKMETGALNGLMNLKSLSLTRCSLDDSILSGDFLKPLVSLEMLVLRNNNNIGRIRPAPFFINMRRFHMLDISFTTVKSICEEDLLNFQGKRFTLLNLSSIKLLDMNQYWPGWDKCGNPFKNMSINKLDLSQNGFEVNMAKRFFDAITGTKIHHLILSKSGGMGSSFGHRNLKDPDRFTFRGLNESGVKIFDLSGSKIFSLSYSLFGALSDLEQITLADNEINKIENDAFLGMTNLLKLNLSKNLLGAIDSKTFMNLHKLQVLDLSYNNIWVIGNQSFQGLRNLLYLNLKGNHLESLNQFATLPNLEKIFLGENRIKSLYGLPNIAKNLETLDLEYNKLTALSDLYIIFQKFPNINTLYLEGNLFGSCHDKRPTVVSDKLLLLNLGISYIEMIWSQGKCLDVFNDLHQLQQLSLTSNYLQSLPKDVFKGLTSLIFLDLSFNSLKYLPNGIFPETLQILNLEYNSIYSLDPHLFSSLTHLSLKQNQFRCDCNLKDFQTWLNQSSTILVHPVEDVTCASPEDQHMVPVLRSSIQCEDEEEEKKVEKLRIGLFIFSATLITLLTISIIIYVRRRGYIFKLYKRLTAKVVDGKREDPQADEYLYDVYLCFSSSDMKWVEKALLKKLDSQFSDQNLLHCCFEERDFMPGEDHLNNMRDAIQNSRKTLCVVSECFLNDGWCLETFTMAQNKAQAELKDSLLVLVVGNIPQYRLLKYKPVRSYIENKQYLVWPSDSQDLEWFYEQLVHKIRKDTKIKETQTKDDTTETELKPEATTGHGDTAIAWDYRYDYWGYTFLSRNKCRALRMTSRYTSFLILYISIQIVNFTSVCFIDGSKVYCTDRGLRQIPELPTYSCYMDPSNNNITELNETSFSHLEGLQILRIQHQTPGLVIRNNTFRRLSNLSSLELDYNHMLKMETGALIGLMNLKNLSLIGCSLDDSILSGDFLKPLVSLEILILRNNNNIGRIRPAPFFINMRSFHTLDLSHTSVKSICEEDLLNFQGKNFTLLNLSFMRLNGMNQYWSGWVKCGNPFKNMSINKLDLSQNGFEVNMAKRFIDAITGTKIHHLILSDSRIGRSSGYNNSRDPDKFTFKGLRESGIKNLDLSKSSIFALSNSLFGDLSDLEQITLAQNQINKIENNAFLGMTNLLKLNLSNNSLSAIDSNTFMNLHKLQVLDLSYNFIRMLGYQPFQGLANLLNLNLTGNVLDSVHKFATLPNLEQLYLGQNRITSLYGLPKIGKNLTTLDLDFNRLTSMSALYTILQEFPEMVEIILSSNSLLDCYNKSPTGSSKLQILDLSNAGMEVLWSQGKCLDVFNNLHQLQNLSLSTNLLQSLPKDVFKGLTSLILLDLSFNSLKYLPNGIFPETLQILNLEYNSIYSVDPHLFSSLTHLNLLQNQFHCDCNLKDFQTWLNQSSTILVHPVVDVTCASPEDQHMVPVLKSSIQCEDEEEEKNVEKLRIGLFIFSATLITLLTISIIIYVRRRGYIFKLYKRLTAKFLDGKREDPQADEYLYDVYLCFSSSDMKWVEKALLKKLDSQFSDQNLLHCCFEERDFMPGEDHLTNIRNAIESSRKTLFVVSERFLKDGWCLETFTMAQCRMLVELKDVLLVLVVGNIPRYKLLKYEQVRSYIGNRTYLMWPDDSQDFEWFYEQLVHKIRKDAKVKQTQAKGAKKETVEFKPENTNVNAETAV